In a single window of the Clarias gariepinus isolate MV-2021 ecotype Netherlands chromosome 16, CGAR_prim_01v2, whole genome shotgun sequence genome:
- the LOC128544116 gene encoding toll-like receptor 13 produces MHLFSSAVFTNLLACTLCWVSEKCVVFEDYVDENIVDECPKSNLTGTCKGVSNVALDLAGIPSHLEVLCLHYSKDLSLHPNSFSRFTKLTSLIIMGSISTVLPGAFKNLLNLKTLEITCSESLNISFSSEIFSDLQNIETLFIVHCKLSSMTIDVFKGMVKLENLGLQKSIEDFSELLCRLTFVSSSLNYLDVFAENLVNVSTPICAFSNGTSFDVKFHKFKTLYLEFNKVNVMNKTVMRYFPKINVLKTHSTTFEVLKSEFTNIHTLGVSYSSEFSSFEEICKATHDFSTTHIIVSFPNVTESFVPDLERCMGLEHLFIYCREQCTAMNLTFINVLKNLTLLLIKWKLTPESIKRDRALALCENQSDLITKLKTVNLFTNNFIRIGPRHFSCLQELEELYWAKSEIEHIEDFTFNSTRFLTILDLSRNKISQLTNFTFFGLSNLKTLLLQENKLLMIETWTLLPLTSVEFVNLGVFQYSSSEPSKIQINLSLPEKLTKLSLSSGIRPMTLILSKSKKSQVGLSLNVCGQSVTFQDCDNTLFKSLVELTAETEQLLCGQSFPGQFLKSLRHLMIKANHKTGQMDLTDLNQLVNLKSLILFNVDLSRQSGLDVIFRNLSSLEYLCMSFCSVPLLEKDLSRDLKSLKVMFLQADDLFSVMENFIEPLKNLRYLILKDALLHCSCDNAWITNWAKYEKNVQVNFRDSALERLPCKTADETKFLQKYAQENCSFNVDFLLFVSTSLGLVFFMLVVLLHQLFGDYLLAFFHIAWAWVEEAMRANRKGHYHFDVFVSYSGKDERWVMDELLPNLGKRGPPFLKICLHSRDFELGKDIVENITDSLYRSRHTLCLVSRNYLRSTWCSLEMRLATYRLLAEHRDVLVLVFLEKVSHQLLNVHHRLSRLVKTRTYMDWPHDPALHNAFWDRLWKKLAPESAT; encoded by the coding sequence ATGCATCTTTTTTCTTCAGCTGTTTTCACGAACCTTCTGGCTTGTACGCTGTGTTGGGTGTCTGAAAAATGCGTTGTTTTTGAAGATTACGTGGATGAAAACATAGTGGATGAATGTCCAAAAAGTAACCTAACAGGAACCTGTAAAGGCGTCTCCAATGTGGCACTCGATCTTGCTGGGATTCCATCTCATCTTGAGGTCCTCTGTTTACACTATTCAAAGGATTTGTCTCTGCATCCTAACTCTTTCTCAAGGTTTACAAAGCTCACAAGCTTAATAATCATGGGATCTATCTCAACTGTCCTCCCTGGagcttttaaaaatcttttaaatctgAAAACACTGGAAATTACCTGCTCAGAATCATTGAACATTTCCTTTTCATCTGAGATTTTCAGTGACCTTCAAAACATCGAAACACTTTTTATCGTCCACTGCAAGCTTTCATCCATGACAATAGACGTGTTCAAAGGGATGGTGAAGTTGGAAAATCTCGGATTACAAAAGAGTATAGAGGACTTTTCTGAGTTGTTGTGCAGATTAACATTTGTGTCATCGTCATTAAACTATTTAGATGTATTTGCTGAGAATTTAGTTAATGTTTCAACGCCAATTTGTGCTTTTTCTAACGGGACTTCTTTTGATGTCAAGTTTCATAAATTTAAGACCCTCTATCTTGAGTTTAATAAGGTTAAtgtaatgaataaaacagtgaTGAGATATTTCCccaaaattaatgttttaaaaacacattctaCTACGTTTGAAGTTTTAAAATCTGAATTTACAAACATTCACACTTTAGGTGTATCTTATTCTAGTGAGTTTAGCAGCTTTGAAGAAATCTGTAAAGCCACACATGACTTTTCGACGACTCACATCATTGTGTCATTCCCAAATGTAACCGAGTCTTTCGTGCCTGATCTGGAAAGATGCATGGGGCTTgaacatctttttatttattgtagagAACAATGTACAGCAATGAATTTAACATTCATCAATGTTCTAAAAAATCTTACATTATTGTTGATTAAATGGAAACTTACTCCAGAGAGCATTAAAAGGGACAGGGCATTGGCACTATGTGAAAATCAGAGTGATCTTATCACAAAACTCAAAACAGTAAATCTTTTTACAAACAATTTCATAAGAATTGGCCCCAGACATTTTAGCTGCCTACAAGAACTTGAGGAACTGTACTGGGCTAAAAGTGAGATTGAACATATTGaagattttacatttaacagtACAAGATTTCTTACAATTTTGGACCTCAGTCGTAATAAAATATCTCAACTCACAAACTTTACCTTCTTCGGTTTATCTAACCTAAAAACTCTCCTACTTCAAGAAAATAAGCTGCTTATGATTGAGACGTGGACTTTACTTCCTTTAACATCTGTAGAGTTTGTAAATTTGGGAGTTTTTCAGTATTCCTCCTCTGAACCATCAAAGATCCAGATCAACCTCAGCCTTCCTGAAAAATTGACTAAGTTGTCCCTCAGTTCTGGAATACGACCAATGACTCTTATTTTAAGTAAGAGCAAGAAATCCCAGGTGGGGCTTAGCCTCAATGTTTGTGGCCAGTCTGTGACTTTTCAGGATTGTGACAATACGCTTTTCAAATCTCTTGTTGAATTAACTGCAGAGACAGAGCAATTGCTCTGTGGTCAGTCCTTTCCTGGTCAGTTCCTCAAGTCTTTGAGACATCTTATGATCAAAGCAAATCACAAAACAGGACAAATGGACTTGACAGATTTGAACCAACTGGTCAACCTGAAGAGTCTGATCCTCTTTAATGTGGATTTGTCTCGGCAGTCTGGTCTTGATGTGATTTTTCGCAACTTGTCCAGTCTGGAGTATCTCTGTATGTCCTTTTGCTCAGTGCCTTTATTGGAGAAAGACTTGAGCAGAGACCTGAAGTCACTAAAAGTCATGTTTTTGCAAGCAGACGATTTGTTTAGTGTGATGGAAAACTTTATCGAGCCCCTGAAAAACCTTCGCTATCTCATCCTAAAAGACGCACTTCTACATTGTAGCTGTGACAATGCTTGGATTACCAACtgggcaaaatatgaaaagaacGTTCAGGTCAATTTTCGTGATAGCGCATTGGAAAGGTTACCATGTAAAACTGCGGATGAAACCAAGTTCCTGCAGAAATACGCTCAAGAAAATTGTTCTTTTAATGTGGactttcttctttttgtctCCACTTCTCTGGGACTGGTGTTCTTCATGCTGGTAGTGCTGCTCCACCAGCTGTTTGGAGATTACCTGCTGGCTTTCTTTCACATAGCTTGGGCCTGGGTAGAGGAAGCCATGAGGGCAAACAGAAAAGGACATTACCACTTTGATGTTTTCGTGTCTTACTCAGGGAAGGATGAGCGCTGGGTGATGGATGAACTTCTGCCCAATCTGGGGAAACGTGGACCCCCATTCCTCAAAATTTGCCTGCACAGCAGGGACTTTGAGTTAGGAAAGGACATTGTGGAGAACATCACGGACAGCCTCTACAGAAGCAGACACACCCTGTGCCTGGTTAGTCGCAACTACCTGCGGAGTACCTGGTGCTCTCTGGAGATGCGTCTGGCAACATACAGGCTGCTGGCTGAACACAGGGATGTTCTTGTTCTGGTCTTTCTGGAGAAGGTTTCTCATCAACTCTTAAATGTACATCATAGACTGTCCCGGCTGGTGAAGACACGGACCTACATGGACTGGCCACATGACCCGGCACTGCACAATGCATTCTGGGATAGACTGTGGAAAAAACTCGCACCCGAATCTGCAACCtag